The Penaeus chinensis breed Huanghai No. 1 chromosome 29, ASM1920278v2, whole genome shotgun sequence genome window below encodes:
- the LOC125040600 gene encoding serine hydrolase-like protein codes for MARAAPSWREVSVPVGWGALRGKTCLLGEAKGGAPLRVLALHGWLDNANSFDALVPLLPAGLEVLALDLAGHGLSDHLPPGARYDAMTQLVHLREAMRRLGWTDFVILAHSWGALVANYYAALYPQDVRALVVLDYLRPFHKEERLATWRAENRLMQREERGQGRARRVYSEAEALSRLVAARKGGDSKQLPNVDEAAARILLPRAARRVDGGLAWRHDEKARTRYTMLYGSDNWMYVISHITCPVMVVRADDGICQQPDDLYAPVLAAYRRSARVFRYHRVAGAHHVHLTHPERLALSVTHFLTQDVAATKDKSASKL; via the coding sequence ATGGCCCGCGCGGCGCCGTCGTGGCGAGAGGTGAGCGTGCCCGTCGGCTGGGGCGCCCTCCGGGGAAAGACCTGCCTGCTGGGGGAGGCGAAGGGCGGCGCCCCCCTGCGGGTGCTGGCGCTCCACGGCTGGCTCGACAACGCCAACTCCTTCGACGCCCTGGTGCCCCTGCTGCCCGCCGGGCTGGAGGTGCTGGCGCTGGACCTGGCGGGCCACGGCCTCTCGGACCACTTGCCGCCCGGGGCCCGCTACGACGCCATGACGCAGCTGGTGCACCTTCGCGAGGCAATGAGGCGGCTCGGCTGGACCGACTTCGTGATCCTGGCGCACAGCTGGGGCGCCCTCGTCGCCAACTACTACGCGGCCCTGTACCCGCAGGACGTGCGGGCGCTGGTCGTCCTGGACTACCTGAGGCCCTTCCACAAGGAGGAGCGGCTGGCGACGTGGCGGGCGGAGAACCGGCTCATGCAGCGCGAGGAGCGAGGCCAGGGCAGGGCGCGGCGCGTGTACTCGGAGGCTGAGGCCCTGTCGCGCTTGGTGGCGGCGCGGAAGGGCGGCGACAGCAAGCAGCTTCCGAACGTGGACGAGGCCGCGGCGAGGATCCTCCTGCCCCGCGCGGCGCGGCGCGTGGACGGCGGCCTCGCGTGGAGGCACGACGAGAAGGCGCGGACGCGGTACACCATGCTCTACGGCAGCGACAACTGGATGTACGTGATCTCGCACATCACGTGCCCCGTGATGGTGGTACGCGCCGACGACGGCATCTGCCAGCAGCCCGACGACCTGTACGCGCCGGTGCTGGCGGCCTACCGGCGGTCCGCCCGCGTCTTCCGTTACCACAGGGTCGCCGGCGCCCACCACGTGCACCTGACGCACCCCGAGCGCCTGGCGCTGAGCGTGACGCACTTCCTGACGCAGGACGTGGCGGCGACAAAGGACAAGTCCGCGTCCAAGCTGTAG
- the LOC125040601 gene encoding probable serine hydrolase codes for MAEVIWRPVSVDVGWGMLRGKICTVGGGDTPTLRVVGVHGWLDNANSFDTLVPLLPAGVEVLALDLPGHGLSDHLPLGAHYNLLVQAFNLRTALQKLGWTKAVLVGHSMGAAVAVLLTALFPEHVLALVQLDFIQRNREASRVTLWRSDAATLRRSEKPKDPPQALTEREALDRLVAARRNQNRDHDNIDTADAKVLLPRAAARHGDGYLWRHDPRVRATFNSLFGGRAWLEVASAVRCPLLVVVATKGMCALPKSEYKAVLDAYRKNTTRFDYRVVEGDHHVHLSHPERVGPEVNTFLRAVAREGHQQPSARL; via the coding sequence ATGGCGGAGGTGATTTGGCGCCCCGTGAGCGTGGACGTGGGCTGGGGGATGCTGCGAGGCAAGATCTGCACGGTGGGCGGGGGAGACACGCCCACGCTGAGGGTGGTGGGCGTCCACGGGTGGCTGGATAATGCCAACTCGTTCGACACGCTGGTGCCGCTTCTGCCGGCGGGCGTGGAGGTGCTGGCCCTCGACCTCCCCGGGCACGGCCTGTCGGACCACCTGCCTCTCGGGGCTCATTACAACCTCCTCGTCCAAGCCTTCAACCTCCGCACCGCCTTGCAGAAGCTGGGCTGGACCAAAGCCGTGCTGGTGGGCCACAGCATGGGCGCGGCGGTGGCCGTTCTGCTGACCGCGCTCTTCCCCGAGCACGTGCTGGCCTTGGTGCAGCTCGACTTCATCCAGAGGAACCGCGAGGCCAGCAGAGTGACCTTATGGCGCAGCGACGCCGCCACACTGCGCAGGAGCGAGAAGCCCAAGGACCCCCCTCAGGCGCTCACGGAACGAGAGGCCCTGGACCGCCTGGTCGCCGCGCGCAGGAACCAGAACCGGGATCACGACAACATAGACACAGCCGACGCGAAGGTGCTCCTGCCTCGGGCCGCCGCGCGCCACGGGGACGGGTACCTGTGGCGGCACGACCCTCGGGTTCGTGCGACCTTCAACAGCCTGTTCGGCGGCCGAGCCTGGCTGGAGGTCGCGTCGGCCGTCCGGTGCCCGCTGCTCGTGGTGGTCGCTACGAAGGGTATGTGCGCGCTGCCCAAGTCTGAGTACAAGGCCGTGCTCGACGCCTACCGCAAGAACACCACCCGCTTTGACTACCGGGTGGTGGAGGGCGACCACCACGTCCACCTGTCGCACCCCGAGCGCGTCGGCCCCGAAGTCAACACGTTCCTCCGCGCTGTGGCCAGGGAGGGACACCAGCAGCCGAGTGCCAGGCTGTGA
- the LOC125040449 gene encoding probable serine hydrolase: MAEVSWRPVSVDVGWGTLRGKICTVGGGDTPTLRVVGVHGWLDNANSFDTLVPLLPAGVEVLALDLPGHGLSDHLPLGTHYNPFTYAFNLRAAVAGLDWTRFVAMGHSMGAAVVNYFTALFPEFVEGVVNVDFLRPFHLQEPVDRWRTYAFDLFKYEQFEPGAGTVYSEAEAIDRLVAARVIGNDDEVNVDREAAQTLLPRSARRVEGGYVWGHDPKARTTFLTVFGGRNWIEAIATIKCPVLAVVATRGVCTMPERFYTRVLETYSANAARFSREVVEGAHHVHLTHPERVAPAVVRFLGDLQGRGRRAARARL, from the coding sequence ATGGCGGAGGTGTCTTGGCGCCCCGTGAGCGTGGACGTGGGCTGGGGGACGCTGCGAGGCAAGATCTGCACGGTGGGCGGGGGAGACACGCCCACGCTGAGGGTGGTGGGCGTCCACGGGTGGCTGGACAATGCCAACTCGTTCGACACGCTGGTGCCGCTTCTGCCGGCGGGCGTGGAGGTGCTGGCCCTCGACCTCCCCGGGCACGGCCTGTCGGACCACCTGCCCCTCGGCACGCACTACAACCCCTTCACGTACGCCTTCAACCTGCGGGCGGCCGTGGCGGGGCTGGACTGGACCCGCTTCGTGGCGATGGGCCACAGCATGGGCGCCGCCGTGGTCAACTACTTCACGGCTCTGTTCCCCGAGTTCGTGGAGGGCGTGGTCAACGTGGACTTCCTGCGGCCGTTCCACCTGCAGGAGCCCGTCGACCGCTGGCGCACCTACGCCTTCGACCTGTTCAAGTACGAGCAGTTCGAGCCGGGCGCAGGGACCGTGTATTCGGAGGCGGAGGCCATCGACCGCCTCGTGGCCGCCAGGGTCATCGGCAACGACGACGAGGTCAACGTGGACCGCGAGGCCGCGCAGACGCTGCTGCCCCGCTCTGCGCGCCGCGTGGAGGGCGGCTACGTGTGGGGCCACGACCCGAAGGCGCGCACCACCTTCCTCACCGTCTTCGGCGGCCGCAACTGGATCGAGGCCATCGCCACCATCAAGTGCCCCGTCCTGGCGGTGGTGGCCACCAGGGGCGTGTGCACCATGCCCGAGCGCTTCTACACCCGCGTGTTGGAGACGTACAGCGCGAATGCGGCGCGTTTCTCGCGCGAGGTGGTGGAGGGCGCGCACCACGTGCACCTCACGCACCCGGAGCGCGTGGCGCCCGCCGTCGTGCGCTTCCTGGGCGATCTTCAGGGGCGCGGAAGGCGCGCCGCCAGGGCCAGGCTTTGA
- the LOC125040598 gene encoding probable serine hydrolase isoform X1 — protein sequence MFSSTGQTLGGLLLENSKDTPTAMVHNDKDGVANGKCEADDPQASMASPVKRRKQAQSQAWEWEEVEIDIGWGNLRGKARGTGPRLMLGVHGWLDNANTFDLIAPMIPDDVRFISLDLPGHGLSDHFPPGFIYDPRGYAGAIKKAVTVLGWKRFIYLGHSMGAVVGILYTSIFPEDIEAFISIDIIKTWSLKPEKYASELKKYYLSYFDNETKSKQPPLVYQEEELLQKTIDGSKSLNEEGAKILLKRGAKKAEDGKGLILRRDLRAKAFFIGFLPFDAWVDMATSIKCPLLFLKATDGHYYESKDKYDIMRSAFNQDCKHFSYHEIAGKHHIHLTNQDEVGEYVLAFLKECMSLKISEEAQSSS from the exons ATGTTTTCATCTACAGGACAGACATTGGGAGGATT GTTGTTAGAGAATTCCAAGGATACACCAACTGCAATGGTTCACAATGACAAGGATGGAGTCGCCAATGGAAAATGTGAAGCTGACGACCCTCAAGCATCAATGGCAAGCCCTGTCAAACGCCGGAAGCAAGCTCAGAGCCAGGCCtgggagtgggaggaagtggagatCGACATCGGTTGGGGGAACCTGCGAGGGAAGGCAAGAGGCACAGGGCCAAGGCTCATGCTAG GTGTTCACGGCTGGCTAGATAATGCTAACACATTTGACCTCATTGCACCCATGATACCCGATGATGTGAGATTCATATCGCTGGACCTCCCTGGGCATGGTCTCTCTGACCACTTCCCTCCTGGTTTCATTTATGACCCAAGGGGGTATGCAGGGGCCATAAAGAAAGCTGTGACAGTCCTTGGTTGGAAACGCTTTATTTACCTTGGGCACAGCATGGGTGCAGTGGTAGGCATCCTCTACACTTCCATTTTCCCTGAGGACATAGAGGCCTTTATCTCAATTGACATTATTAAGACCTGGTCACTCAAGCCAGAAAAATATGCTTCAGAACTGAAGAAATACTACTTGTCCTACTTTGATAATGAAACGAAGTCTAAGCAGCCACCGCTGGTCTATCAGGAGGAAGAGCTCCTGCAGAAGACCATCGATGGCAGTAAGTCACTCAACGAGGAAGGTGCTAAAATTCTGCTCAAACGTGGGGCAAAGAAAGCCGAGGATGGGAAAGGGCTGATCTTGAGGAGGGACCTAAGGGCTAAGGCTTTCTTCATCGGATTCCTTCCCTTTGATGCCTGGGTGGACATGGCCACTTCTATCAAGTGTCCACTACTCTTCCTGAAG GCTACAGATGGGCACTATTATGAGTCCAAGGACAAGTATGACATTATGCGGTCAGCCTTCAATCAGGACTGCAAGCATTTTTCTTACCATGAGATTGCAGGGAAACATCACATACACCTGACAAATCAAGATGAAGTTGGGGAATACGTTTTAGCTTTTCTAAAGGAGTGCATGTCCTTAAAAATTTCCGAAGAAGCTCAGAGTTCCAGTTGA
- the LOC125040598 gene encoding probable serine hydrolase isoform X2, with amino-acid sequence MRLLENSKDTPTAMVHNDKDGVANGKCEADDPQASMASPVKRRKQAQSQAWEWEEVEIDIGWGNLRGKARGTGPRLMLGVHGWLDNANTFDLIAPMIPDDVRFISLDLPGHGLSDHFPPGFIYDPRGYAGAIKKAVTVLGWKRFIYLGHSMGAVVGILYTSIFPEDIEAFISIDIIKTWSLKPEKYASELKKYYLSYFDNETKSKQPPLVYQEEELLQKTIDGSKSLNEEGAKILLKRGAKKAEDGKGLILRRDLRAKAFFIGFLPFDAWVDMATSIKCPLLFLKATDGHYYESKDKYDIMRSAFNQDCKHFSYHEIAGKHHIHLTNQDEVGEYVLAFLKECMSLKISEEAQSSS; translated from the exons ATGAG GTTGTTAGAGAATTCCAAGGATACACCAACTGCAATGGTTCACAATGACAAGGATGGAGTCGCCAATGGAAAATGTGAAGCTGACGACCCTCAAGCATCAATGGCAAGCCCTGTCAAACGCCGGAAGCAAGCTCAGAGCCAGGCCtgggagtgggaggaagtggagatCGACATCGGTTGGGGGAACCTGCGAGGGAAGGCAAGAGGCACAGGGCCAAGGCTCATGCTAG GTGTTCACGGCTGGCTAGATAATGCTAACACATTTGACCTCATTGCACCCATGATACCCGATGATGTGAGATTCATATCGCTGGACCTCCCTGGGCATGGTCTCTCTGACCACTTCCCTCCTGGTTTCATTTATGACCCAAGGGGGTATGCAGGGGCCATAAAGAAAGCTGTGACAGTCCTTGGTTGGAAACGCTTTATTTACCTTGGGCACAGCATGGGTGCAGTGGTAGGCATCCTCTACACTTCCATTTTCCCTGAGGACATAGAGGCCTTTATCTCAATTGACATTATTAAGACCTGGTCACTCAAGCCAGAAAAATATGCTTCAGAACTGAAGAAATACTACTTGTCCTACTTTGATAATGAAACGAAGTCTAAGCAGCCACCGCTGGTCTATCAGGAGGAAGAGCTCCTGCAGAAGACCATCGATGGCAGTAAGTCACTCAACGAGGAAGGTGCTAAAATTCTGCTCAAACGTGGGGCAAAGAAAGCCGAGGATGGGAAAGGGCTGATCTTGAGGAGGGACCTAAGGGCTAAGGCTTTCTTCATCGGATTCCTTCCCTTTGATGCCTGGGTGGACATGGCCACTTCTATCAAGTGTCCACTACTCTTCCTGAAG GCTACAGATGGGCACTATTATGAGTCCAAGGACAAGTATGACATTATGCGGTCAGCCTTCAATCAGGACTGCAAGCATTTTTCTTACCATGAGATTGCAGGGAAACATCACATACACCTGACAAATCAAGATGAAGTTGGGGAATACGTTTTAGCTTTTCTAAAGGAGTGCATGTCCTTAAAAATTTCCGAAGAAGCTCAGAGTTCCAGTTGA
- the LOC125040598 gene encoding probable serine hydrolase isoform X3 has translation MVHNDKDGVANGKCEADDPQASMASPVKRRKQAQSQAWEWEEVEIDIGWGNLRGKARGTGPRLMLGVHGWLDNANTFDLIAPMIPDDVRFISLDLPGHGLSDHFPPGFIYDPRGYAGAIKKAVTVLGWKRFIYLGHSMGAVVGILYTSIFPEDIEAFISIDIIKTWSLKPEKYASELKKYYLSYFDNETKSKQPPLVYQEEELLQKTIDGSKSLNEEGAKILLKRGAKKAEDGKGLILRRDLRAKAFFIGFLPFDAWVDMATSIKCPLLFLKATDGHYYESKDKYDIMRSAFNQDCKHFSYHEIAGKHHIHLTNQDEVGEYVLAFLKECMSLKISEEAQSSS, from the exons ATGGTTCACAATGACAAGGATGGAGTCGCCAATGGAAAATGTGAAGCTGACGACCCTCAAGCATCAATGGCAAGCCCTGTCAAACGCCGGAAGCAAGCTCAGAGCCAGGCCtgggagtgggaggaagtggagatCGACATCGGTTGGGGGAACCTGCGAGGGAAGGCAAGAGGCACAGGGCCAAGGCTCATGCTAG GTGTTCACGGCTGGCTAGATAATGCTAACACATTTGACCTCATTGCACCCATGATACCCGATGATGTGAGATTCATATCGCTGGACCTCCCTGGGCATGGTCTCTCTGACCACTTCCCTCCTGGTTTCATTTATGACCCAAGGGGGTATGCAGGGGCCATAAAGAAAGCTGTGACAGTCCTTGGTTGGAAACGCTTTATTTACCTTGGGCACAGCATGGGTGCAGTGGTAGGCATCCTCTACACTTCCATTTTCCCTGAGGACATAGAGGCCTTTATCTCAATTGACATTATTAAGACCTGGTCACTCAAGCCAGAAAAATATGCTTCAGAACTGAAGAAATACTACTTGTCCTACTTTGATAATGAAACGAAGTCTAAGCAGCCACCGCTGGTCTATCAGGAGGAAGAGCTCCTGCAGAAGACCATCGATGGCAGTAAGTCACTCAACGAGGAAGGTGCTAAAATTCTGCTCAAACGTGGGGCAAAGAAAGCCGAGGATGGGAAAGGGCTGATCTTGAGGAGGGACCTAAGGGCTAAGGCTTTCTTCATCGGATTCCTTCCCTTTGATGCCTGGGTGGACATGGCCACTTCTATCAAGTGTCCACTACTCTTCCTGAAG GCTACAGATGGGCACTATTATGAGTCCAAGGACAAGTATGACATTATGCGGTCAGCCTTCAATCAGGACTGCAAGCATTTTTCTTACCATGAGATTGCAGGGAAACATCACATACACCTGACAAATCAAGATGAAGTTGGGGAATACGTTTTAGCTTTTCTAAAGGAGTGCATGTCCTTAAAAATTTCCGAAGAAGCTCAGAGTTCCAGTTGA